The Gemmatimonadales bacterium region GACGCGAAGTCGCCGCCGCAGCGAGGCGTGTGGTGCGCGGCATGTTTGCCCTCCCCGGCGATGAAGTCGCAGCGCGCCATCGGGCGGCGGCGAGCATTCGCGATCTTCTCGAAGCGCTCGGCACCGCGGAGCGCGAGGGCGTCACGCCGGCAGAGATCGCCACGCTCCTCGCCGGCACCGAGCAGCTCTGGCGGCGGTGCGACCTCGTGCGCCAGATGATCTCCGCACCGCTCGGCGAGCCCGGCTCGCTGGCGACCCTCGAATGGCTCCGCGAAGGCGGCCTCAGGACCGCCGATCCGGTCGGACGCGCGCTCGAGATGCACCTGCTCGAATCGCCAATCGCCGCGCAGCTGCGCGCTCGTGCCAACTGGGAATTGCGCCGGATGATCGACCTGCTGGCGTCTCCGGTCAGGCACGCCCCGCGACTGCTTCTGCTGGGACCCCGCGGCGGTGCCGATCTCGCGACGGCCTTGCCGCTGCTGCAGCAGCTCAAGGCCCATGTCACCGTGAGCGACCTCGGTGACGACGCCCTGTCCGTTGCACGGCTGCAGCTCGCGCCGCTCGGTGAACGCCTGGCCGCGGTGGGCGCCGATGCCTTCTCCCACCTCGCGGCGATCGCCGCCACCGGACCGTTCGACCTCGTGCTGACCGGCACGCTGTTCGACCACCTCCCGGCGCGCCACGCCACCTGGCTCACCGAACACCTGCTCCCGCTCCTCTCACCCGGTGGTGTCCTCTGCGTGAGTTCCCTCGCCACCGGCGACAGCTACGGACCGTGGCTCCGTCACGTGGTGCACTGGTCGCTCGCGGAGCGCGATCGCGACGACATCGTCCTGCTCACCGGTGATGCCGCGGCGGACTGCGCCATCGACGTCACACGCGATCCGGCCGGCCATCTCTGGCTGGTATCGCTCGAACACCGTGCTGCGCGGCTCCATCGCGGCGCACGCACTGCCGCCTGATGTCGTACCACGGCGCCAGGACGCGTGTCCTGTGCGCATTCCAATCACCCTGGGAGGGATTGTGCAACGAACCGGATCGGCAATGATGGTGCGCAACCGGATGGTGTCACGAGCAGCGGCGATATTGCTGCTGGTCGGGTCGGCGGGATGCTTTCACGCCACCGTGGAGACGGGGCTGGCACCGTCGACGCAGGTGATCGAGAAGCCGTTCGCCTCCGGATGGATCTACGGGCTGGTGCCGCCGAGCACCGTGTCGACCGCGGCGAAGTGTCCCGATGGTGTCGCGAAGGTCGAAACACAGCTGTCGTTCGTCAACCAGCTGGTCTCCTTCATCACCTTCGAGATCTATACGCCGATGACGATCAAGGTGACCTGCGCCGCGAAGCACACGGCCGTCGTCGCGCCGACCGCCGACATCCGCGTCGGGACGGCGGCAGGAAGCGATTCGATCCGCGCCGCATTTGCATCGGCCGCGACCGAGGCGCTCACCTCCGGCCGGGCCGTGCTGGTGCAGGTGGCCGACACGGTCCGCCCGTAGCGCTCCGTTCTCAGCGGTCCGGGGCTGTGGTGGTGGCCGGTTTCGGTGAGGCCACCACCGCACCCGCCAGGATCGCGACCACCACGCCGAGCACCACCTCCGGCGCGATGGTGACCCACCGTTCCGCCAGCATCTTCGCCCCCACGAGGACCAGGATCATCGCCACGCCGGTTCGCAGGTAGGCGAAGCGCGCCAGCATGCTCGCCAGCACGAAGTAAAGGGCGCGCAGGCCGACGATCGCGAAGATGTTCGACGAATACACCAGCAGCGGATTGCGCGTGATCGCGAAGATCGCGGGAATCGAATCGGTCGCAAATACCAGATC contains the following coding sequences:
- a CDS encoding Bor family protein, with protein sequence MQRTGSAMMVRNRMVSRAAAILLLVGSAGCFHATVETGLAPSTQVIEKPFASGWIYGLVPPSTVSTAAKCPDGVAKVETQLSFVNQLVSFITFEIYTPMTIKVTCAAKHTAVVAPTADIRVGTAAGSDSIRAAFASAATEALTSGRAVLVQVADTVRP